A stretch of Triticum aestivum cultivar Chinese Spring chromosome 1D, IWGSC CS RefSeq v2.1, whole genome shotgun sequence DNA encodes these proteins:
- the LOC123180517 gene encoding transport inhibitor response 1-like protein Os05g0150500, with amino-acid sequence MGRGGARDGAAPMGRGGARDGAAAAPPWHSLPDEVLEHAFSFLPAAADRGAAAAVCHGWLGAERRSRRRLAVANCYAAAPRDAVDRFPSVRAAEVKGKPHFADFGLVPPAWGAEAAPWVAAAADGWPLLEELSFKRMVVTDECLEMIASSFRNFQVLRLVSCEGFSTAGLAAITEGCRNLRELDLQENYIEDCSSHWLSYFPESFTSLETLNFSCLEGEVNFAVLERLVSRCRNLKTLKLNNAIPLDKVASLLRKAPQLVELGTGKFSAEYHSDLFAKLEAAFAGCKSLRRLSGAWDAVPDYLPAFYCVCEGLTSLNLSYATVRGPELIKFISRCKNLQQLWVMDLIEDHGLAVVAGSCSKLQELRVFPSDPFGAGQVLLTERGLVDVSASCPMLESVLYFCGQMTNEALITIAKNRPNFTCFRLCILEPRTPDYVTRESLDAGFSAIVESCKGLRRLSVSGLLTDLVFKSIGANGNCLEMLSIAFAGNSDLGLHYILSGCKTLKKLEIRDCPFGNKPLLANAAKLETMRSLWMSSCSLTLGACRQLAEKMPRLTVEIMNDPGRTCPVESLPDDSPVETLYVYRTIAGPRSDTPDYVQIV; translated from the exons atgGGCCGCGGCGGTGCGCGCGACGGCGCCGCCCCGATGGGCCGCGGCGGTGCGcgcgacggcgccgccgccgcgccgccgtggcaCTCGCTCCCGGACGAGGTCCTGGagcacgccttctccttcctccccgccgccgccgaccgcggcGCCGCGGCGGCCGTCTGCCACGGCTGGCTCGGGGCCGAGCGCCGCTCccggcgccgcctcgccgtcgccaacTGCTACGCCGCCGCCCCGCGCGACGCCGTCGACCGCTTCCCCTCCGTCCGCGCCGCCGAGGTCAAGGGCAAGCCCCACTTCGCCGACTTCGGGCTCGTCCCGCCCGCCTGGGGCGCCGAGGCCGCGCCctgggtcgccgccgccgccgacggctgGCCGctgctcgaggagctcagcttcaAGCGCATGGTCGTCACCGACGAGTGCCTGGAGATGATCGCCTCCTCCTTCAGGAACTTCCAGGTCCTGCGCCTCGTCTCATGCGAGGGATTCAGCACCGCCGGCCTCGCCGCCATTACCGAAGGTTGCAG GAATTTAAGAGAACTTGACCTCCAAGAGAACTACATTGAGGATTGTTCCAGTCATTGGCTCAGTTACTTTCCGGAATCCTTTACTTCTCTGGAAACTCTGAACTTTTCATGCTTAGAAGGGGAGGTCAATTTCGCTGTACTCGAGCGGCTAGTGAGCAGATGCCGCAACCTCAAGACTCTGAAGCTCAACAATGCTATCCCTCTTGACAAGGTTGCTAGCCTTCTTCGTAAGGCTCCGCAACTAGTAGAACTCGGAACTGGCAAATTCTCTGCTGAGTATCATTCGGATCTCTTTGCAAAGCTCGAAGCGGCATTTGCAGGTTGTAAAAGCCTGAGAAGGCTCTCTGGGGCTTGGGATGCTGTGCCAGATTACCTGCCAGCATTCTACTGTGTATGTGAAGGCCTCACATCACTCAATCTGAGTTATGCTACTGTGCGAGGCCCTGAGCTAATAAAATTTATTAGCAGATGCAAGAATCTGCAGCAATTATGG GTGATGGACCTAATCGAGGACCATGGTCTAGCTGTCGTGGCAGGCTCTTGCAGTAAACTGCAAGAGCTGCGGGTCTTCCCGTCTGACCCTTTTGGTGCCGGGCAAGTTTTATTGACTGAAAGAGGCCTGGTTGATGTTTCTGCCAGTTGCCCCATGTTGGAGTCAGTTCTCTACTTCTGCGGCCAGATGACGAATGAGGCCCTCATTACAATTGCAAAGAACCGTCCCAACTTCACTTGCTTCCGGTTATGCATCCTTGAGCCCCGTACTCCAGATTACGTCACACGGGAGTCTCTTGATGCTGGCTTCAGTGCCATTGTGGAATCATGCAAGGGCCTTAGGCGCCTCTCTGTGTCTGGCCTTCTTACAGATCTCGTGTTCAAATCAATCGGTGCAAATGGTAATTGTCTTGAGATGCTGTCAATTGCCTTTGCTGGGAACAGTGATCTTGGCCTGCATTATATCCTCTCTGGCTGCAAGACCCTGAAGAAGCTGGAGATCAGGGACTGCCCATTTGGAAATAAGCCGTTGCTGGCAAATGCTGCCAAGCTGGAGACAATGCGATCCCTTTGGATGTCGTCGTGCTCATTGACCCTGGGCGCATGCCGACAGCTTGCAGAGAAGATGCCCCGCCTTACCGTGGAGATAATGAACGATCCTGGACGAACATGCCCTGTGGAGTCACTTCCGGATGATAGCCCGGTCGAGACATTGTATGTGTATCGGACAATTGCCGGTCCAAGGTCCGACACACCAGATTATGTCCAGATTGTTTAA